Proteins from a single region of Theobroma cacao cultivar B97-61/B2 chromosome 10, Criollo_cocoa_genome_V2, whole genome shotgun sequence:
- the LOC18586952 gene encoding serine/arginine repetitive matrix protein 2, translating into MYNGIGLTTPRGSGSNGYVQGNKLFVKPKTNRLTVTTRPFEAGQGTAGLTTKKPDKDILEHDRKRQIELKLVILEDKLTEQGYTDSEIADKLVQARKALEAQDEEEGEVIPTPTHQKKVSDTQTHQVAARKEKQMETLRAALGIGIGLSESAAPCLSG; encoded by the exons ATGTACAACGGAATCGGACTGACCACCCCTCGGGGGTCGGGCTCTAACGGCTATGTCCAGGGCAACAAGTTGTTTGTAAAGCCGAAGACGAATCGGCTAACCGTCACTACCCGGCCTTTCGAGGCTGGTCAAGGCACCGCCGGCCTCACCACCAAGAAGCCCGACAAAGACATCCTCGAGCACGATCGCAAACGTCAGATTGAGCTCAAGCTTGTGATTTTAGAAGACAAACTCACTGAACAAGGCTACACCGACTCTGAGATCGCTGATAAGCTCGTCCAGGCTAGGAAGGCTCTCGAAGCTCAAGATGAGGAAGAAGGAGAAGTTATACCCACCCCTACACATcagaaaaa GGTTTCGGATACCCAGACTCACCAAGTTGCTGCGAGGAAGGAGAAGCAGATGGAGACCTTGAGGGCTGCTCTCGGGATTGGGATTGGACTTTCTGAATCTGCTGCTCCTTGCCTTTCTGGATAG